The Xenopus laevis strain J_2021 chromosome 5L, Xenopus_laevis_v10.1, whole genome shotgun sequence genome has a segment encoding these proteins:
- the pde6d.L gene encoding retinal rod rhodopsin-sensitive cGMP 3',5'-cyclic phosphodiesterase subunit delta encodes MSQDERAKQILKGFKLNWMNLRDAETGKILWQGTEDLSFPGVEHEARVPKKILKCKAVSRELNFSSAEQMEKFRLEQKVYFKGQCLEEWFFDFGFVIPNSMNTWQSLIEAAPESQMMPANVLTGNVVIETKFFDDDLLVSTSRVRLFYV; translated from the exons ATGTCTCAGGATGAGAGAGCCAAGCAAATCCTAAAGGGATTCAAACT GAACTGGATGAACCTCCGAGATGCAGAAACTGGGAAAATTCTATGGCAGGGTACAGAGGACCTGTCATTTCCAGGGGTTGAACACGAAG CTCGTGTACCAAAGAAAATTTTGAAGTGCAAAGCTGTTTCTAGGGAGCTAAATTTCTCTTCTGCAGAACAGATGGAGAAATTCAGACTGGAACAGAAAGTATACTTCAAAGGACAATGTCTAGAAG AGTGGTTCTTTGACTTTGGTTTTGTGATCCCCAATTCCATGAACACCTGGCAGTCCCTAATAGAGGCCGCTCCAGAATCACAGATGATGCCAGCTAATGTTTTAAC TGGTAATGTTGTCATAGAAACCAAGTTCTTCGATGATGACCTCCTCGTTAGTACTTCCAGAGTTAGACTCTTCTATGTTTGA